One Gigantopelta aegis isolate Gae_Host chromosome 1, Gae_host_genome, whole genome shotgun sequence genomic region harbors:
- the LOC121367975 gene encoding protein draper-like encodes MSDWYSCFYPNSMQPPRDMCDQGYYGTNCSETCGHCVNGNTTCHNVTGSCSGGCRAGWRDATCKRACEDGYYGDQCNHKCGHCLNGNTKCNKATGYCQDGCGVGWKGDTCKIECSNGTHGKNCEQTCSNCKESNCDRFNGTCFDGCIAGYANPDTGCVEKFVADDNTVGVAAGGAAAAIAVIVVVIIAVVFWKRYANGDEMS; translated from the exons ATGTCGGATTGGTATTCGTGTTTTTATCCCAACAGCATGCAGCCTCCTCGTGACA TGTGTGATCAAGGCTATTATGGAACCAACTGCAGTGAGACATGCGGTCACTGTGTAAATGGTAACACAACATGTCATAACGTGACTGGGAGTTGTTCTGGTGGTTGTCGTGCTGGATGGAGAGACGCTACATGTAAAAGAG CATGCGAAGATGGTTATTATGGCGATCAATGCAATCACAAGTGTGGTCACTGTTTAAATGGCAACACAAAATGTAACAAAGCGACAGGATATTGTCAGGATGGGTGCGGTGTTGGATGGAAAGGAGATACCTGCAAGATAG AATGCAGCAATGGAACACATGGAAAAAACTGCGAGCAAACCTGTAGTAATTGCAAGGAGTCAAACTGTGATCGTTTTAATGGTACATGTTTTGATGGGTGCATTGCCGGGTATGCCAACCCCGACACTGGATGTGTAGagaaat TTGTTGCAGATGATAACACAGTAGGAGTCGCTGCCGGTGGAGCAGCAGCTGCTATAGCTGTGATTGTTGTGGTGATCATCGCAGTGGTCTTTTGGAAGAGGTATGCAAACGGCGATGAAATGTcgtaa